The genomic stretch accagatgttggattgtgactgtgtggatttgtgttcattcatctacaagatcattagtgagatcagacactgatgtaagtgtgaggaggtctggggttcagtcagtgttcagtggtgttgagtcagggtcagggctctgtgcaggacacttgagttcttctactccaacattaacacaccgtgtcttcatggagctctgtgctttgtgcacagggacattgtcatgatggaacagggtTTGTGTctgttagtcccagtgaagaGAAACTGTAATGATTGCATACAGAGATATGTTATATAACTGTCTGCTTCAAACATTGTGGTAatagtttggggaagaaccaaataaatgtatgataatcaggtgtccacaaacttatggtcatatagtgtattttgtcatttttgggATCACACAAAATATCCCCTCCCACACATATCGTGTGCTATTCTTGTAATGGAAACATGGTATCAGCGTTTATTCTTGCTCCGTATAAAACATTGCTAGACTGACTGAATCAGAACTAACTACAACGATAGGGGTATATGATGTCAAGGTCATGGTTTTGGAGTACTGCACAGCTTGATATTACAAGCAGAAGAACAGTGAGTAGACGCAGGCGGTTGGTTTGCTCACATTTGCCAAAGTGGTGAGTCACACATTACAAAACTCTCAGTGGCGAGAGGCTCCCCATAGTAACGTATTCTCTGACTCTGTAAAGACATGCGCAAACATAAATCCCAGCTTATATGTAGAGGAAAAATACAATCATCCTTGTAGTTAATGgttaaaacaaatgtttagtaCACTATTTTACGCCAAGAAAAAGTGGTAGAGAAACTAAGCAAATATTCCAGATGGTCAGTCATGGCTGAATATTTAGTTAGCTCATTTAACTGCATTAGCATTGCTTAGTTGTTCAATAATATCAGCAATCTGCATTATTTTCAACAAACTATATTATTTATCACCTCTAGGGAAATgaatcaaaatattaaatatttctctGTATTATTCACTATTTTAAAATATCCTGGGAAAATCTCCTCTGTAGAACACCAGTAGATACTCCACCAATAGACCACTGATGTGTGGCTTCATTCCCACTTATCCTCACACTGCACACTCCTTCAAGTCACCTCACTCTTAAATTAGAAAGAGCAGAGGTATAGCACAGATATACTGTAGAGCTATAAAGACTGCTCTTTGCAAACCTACACCTCCTCATTGAATAATTTCCTTTTCGTTCTTTGACAGAATAACTACCTTGTGTTCATGGCTGAGCTCTTCTGGTGGTTTGAAGTGGTTAAGCCATCTTTTGTGCAGCCTCAGGTTTTGGCCGATGATGGTAAAGAATATAACAAGAAGTTTTAATATTGTGCTGTTTTAAGACTACACTTTGCTTTAAAACTACACAAACTGACCTTCATTTCTATGGCCTTTAACACCAGCTCCACCACTGAAGAATGTGCCATCTGTGTCCATTTCTAAAGTCACAAAGAGAAGCTTCGTCGAAAGACCTTCCAATCCAAACAGACAAAGGTACAGTAACTTTCACAGCTTAATGgtttttcaagattttttttgctgtcatgTGATACTGTGCCTTACTGATGTGTGCTTCTAACATTTAGTCTCCCGCTTCGACAACAGCCTTTAACATCAAACTCAGGTAAGCTGGTtttaaaaagcctttttttcttttctgttaatttttcttttcttttctgtgacCTGCTTAACAGTATGTATTACTCATATATTAACCCTTGTTTGCATGCTTGTCCAGGTGAAATTAGACGATCAACCTCCATGTCATTTGTCGACAGCTTTTTGGGGACTTGGCCCAAGGAGAGGAGGTGTGAATACTTTGGGCACCAATTTCAATGTTTTCAATGTTCATTAGAAATATTATAGACATGTGCTATGTACACTTTACAAATCCTTTGTCCTTTGTGTAGGTCAGGGTCTCAGGGAGTGTCCTTTGACATCCCATTTGATAAGGACACCAACCCCCAAACTACTACACAACCCAGACGTGGTATGACGAGGTCTGTGAGCACTGAGGGATTCGGGCTCAAAGTCGCCAAGGGAATGAAGAGAAATCTGTCCTTTCAACCAATCAGTGGTCAAAACATTGAGGAAGAGGGCTGTCCAGATAACCTTGTGGAAATTCAACACAGTGATCTGAATGGCACAGCAAAAACTAGCATTGAGGAAGCCCtggaaataattaataattcagAAAAGCAACAGGGCTTGAGGGCTGAGGCAGAGaatgaaggtttcttccttcacatGCAGACCAAAGAAGAGCTGACCCCCAAAAcgcaagctgaagaaggagacTCTGTGTCAGAGGCCATGTGCATTTCAAGTGCTTCAACTACAGAGGTGGACACTGGGATCCACGTAAAGACAGAAGACATACAAGAGACCCTGGATGATGACTCATCGCTGAGAGACTGCACAACGAGTATGGAGTTAGATGCAGACCAGTGCTTTGAGGCTAGAGCAAGTCACAGCCAGGATTCCATTGGTTCATATCCCAGTAGTGTTGGCACCAAGTCTCCCATACCTGATACCCCCATGGGGATTAAGATGACCAGCTTTGCCgaacaaaagtttaaaaaacTCAATCCAAATACAGAGTCCAAAGGTGGCATCTCTCAGGGGACCACACCAGACAGTTCAGACCTCAACCTTTCACACTCAGTTTCATGGGCCCCCTCACCAGAGACAAGCCCTGCCCACCAGCCACAGAGGGATCCAGCACAGGCCATGGCTGCAGAAATGGTGCAGCTTCGCATGCGGCTGGAAGAGAAGCGTCGAGCCATAGAAGCTCAGAAGAAAAAGGTAGAAGCTGCCTTCACACGTCACAGACAAAAGATGGGGCACAATGCCTTTCTCACAGTGGTCAAAAAGAAGAATGACGGTGCCTCACAAATACAGGAATACACCACATGCCCAGACAGTACCAAGACACTAAATGATGCTGTAAAATCTCCAGAAAAGTCTCCTGTCAAGTCCCTTGGGGAGGAGAGCACGTCTGAGGCAGACCTAGTAGAGTACACGCGTTCTATCAACAAGTTGAACAATTCTCTAAGCTTTTTGCAGGCAGAGATGCAGCGGCTAGCCCAGCAGCAGGAGATCATAATGCAAATGCGGGAACAGCAGTCCTGGGTTGTGTGTCCAGCACAGCCTTCGCCCCAAAAACAGGTACAGGAGCTTCGAGGAAGCGGGACTCGATCCTCAGGTTCCCCTTCACCGGCTGACTCCCCGCTTGTCACCCATCGATCCCCAGTCAATATCAAGAGGAAGTCAGCTTCCTTCCATTCGAAAACCCCACGAACACCCAGGCCTACTGAGCTGAAGATCACACCCTTCAACCGAGTTCTCACTGTACCCCAGTCTGTGGACAGCATACCCCGTCTGCGCAGATTTTCACCCTCTCAGTCTGTATCCAGCTCCTTTGCATACATGGGAAATGACACAAAACCAAGCAAAAATAATATGCAAGCTGAACCCTTGTGTACAGAAGGTACTGCTTCTGATCTCACTTTATTTACCAATGATACACAACAACCTAATGTTGAAACAGACAGCGCAAAGTCAATAAACAAGTACTCAGAGTACAGTGTGGAGGAAAATGGAGAGATGGAGGCTAACGGAAAAGAATCAAAAGGAGAAATTAAGCCCACAGTGGAAGCCAGTGTTTCTGAGGTGTTGTCCCAAGCTGTAAAAGAAACATTCACAGTAACAGCTACTGAGAAGCCAACAGATTCATTTACTCAAATCAACAAAAACTTGATCGAAGTGCCACTATCAATCCTAAAGCCTCTAGATGGACAGGAGTTGGAAGAAGGTGGAGAGCAATTGACAACAGGAGAGAACCTGGATGATGACCAGAAGATGTGCTGTGGATTCTTCTTTAAGGTAACAATATCTCAAATAttcctgttttgtgtatatGAAACAGTAAAATGGTCAGTTAGGCTTTTTAAAATGAGTATTAAACTCACGTACGATCTTGGGCTGTATTCGCAAAAACTCTTATTTTATCATTCATACTTATTCCAAGTGACATTAAAAAGTCCAAACTtagattttattctttaaatcatCTTGGAAGGATGAAAGAACTGGAAGAATCCTAACCTCACACTGAATGTTTCATGAATGATTTTTGGAGTGATTGGCTCCACACTTAAAATTCCTATTCACGCCACTGTACGACATGATATTAATTATTCGTTTCGTACATCGTAACGAATCGTAAATGGTAGCTTGTGAAAAATGTTCTGTGTTTAATATGTCATGTGTCTGATACACCAAATATTAAAGGGTGGTTTTTAGTTTAAAGCTGCATTTAATTAGGGTCGCAATTTAAACAAACTTCTAATATAGAAGACAATATGAGAGTTCTTCTGTGGTGACAAAAGTTACCAAAATGTCTGCAAGGCCCTCTAGTGGCtggctgtttaaaaaaaaaacatgaactccGCCCATTCCCATGAGAGTGAAAAGGAAACAACTCAACCatacattttcttcttcttctttttttttttaacaaagtgaTGACTAATGAGCAGAGGATATGAGACTGGTAAAGGTATTTTCTGCTAGCTTTATTTTCTGTTAGTATATTACATTAGCTAATTATGCTACATTATTTTGATTGCAAATGATACCTCGGTCTTGTCATGATTCAAAGCTCTAAAATCTTTTTCTGACAGCGGTGGaataaaatcagtaaaatgatgtgattatattatatcatgTAAATTATAACACTATACTTGCCTCTTTGAGGTAGCTAATGTTGTTGAAGCAGTCGAATATAAATTTTCCAGGACAAAGAACAGTcatgttgaataaaaaaaaactgagactAATAATtctgttatgttctgtaatttatttttttcctggtcAGAGTTACcgttattttaaacaatttgtgtAGATTTTGGTACGCAGAACTGAGTGTATATTTAAACATCATCTTCCTCCTCACTGAGTGGGCAGACTGCCTAGAACTTCATTTCCTAGCAATAAGACACGGGAAATAATGTCTTACGGGCCTAATAGTGCTCACTGGTATTTTTAACTGCTTTGTAATTGTATCATTGCTGCCTGGTTGTGCAGGTCAACATCTATATGTGGACTTATTTTTAAACTTCCCCTAACCTCAATCCTGTGGTTTTTCAAGAATGACCATTTGTTTGCACTTATTATTATGTACAAAAACATTCTAATCAGGACGAGCGaaaaatttcaataaatatgtgtagtgttttattACATAGTCATTTAGATCATTTTCATGATGATTGGTAGTAGCACTGGAGGGTGCTGTTACTTTTAtttctgctgctacagtatTGCATTGCCTCTTATATCATCACCTTAGTTCTCAGCAATCTGTAATCTACCAGGTTTGTAAAGTTGTATGAACATTTTACCAGATGATGTAGGATGTTTTCTAGTTAACAAAGACAGGCTTTAGGATCTTGTGGTAGAAGTATGACTTTTTTAATTTGCTGTTTTTAACTGAGCAACTTGGAATACTGTTTTATTTAGGTCATTAACCTGGGgagaataaataatttacatgtTTGTGTAAGTCAGGCTGGGGCTAGACTCAAGAACAGCGGGACTAATAGTCAGAATTTGCTTTAAGTCACATTTCAGCTTGGTTTCTCTAACTCTGACTATATAATTAACTCTGAGAATTAAATGCACTGGTAATTAGTAATAAAGTTAATTATAGACTGTTTGTCGTAAACACTGTAGATGAGATTAGACTTCTTCAGcctttgtgtttacattgttgtCGCATCTATTAATTAACAGGATGACATGAAGGGGGAGAACAGCATGGCACTGAAGCGAGCTGCCCTGCTGGAGAAGAggcagaggagggagagggagcaTCAGCAGAGGAAGCAGCAGCTTGAGACTGAGATAGAACAGAAGAAAGAGGAGGCTAGGTGAGGCCCTACACACCATACTATGTCTGTTCACATAATATTTGTATGATGCAGGT from Tachysurus fulvidraco isolate hzauxx_2018 chromosome 2, HZAU_PFXX_2.0, whole genome shotgun sequence encodes the following:
- the camsap2a gene encoding calmodulin-regulated spectrin-associated protein 2a isoform X1 is translated as MGDLSQDTHWTNTFIVPHITSFDLYDFNRAKIRSSLKWLVSKAFSPDSVPDKLNDPFYTDQYEQEHVKPPVVDLLLSAELYCRAGSLILKSDAAKPLLGHDAVIQALAQKGLYVTVHERLVTERDLSMRPIQMSAHLALIDTLMMAYTVETVSMDKVVACMQQYSTDCADGDTPYDTEDGVISWMNKVNEYLKEIIIQEQSRREAQRAEPLEIPKSPTKWYMKLVPARYRKEQTLPKTVPWIPPVDNLLKDSTDGCALAALLHFYCPDLIKLDDVCLKESMSLADSLYNLQLVQDFCCEHLNHCCHFSLEDMVYASSSIKNNYLVFMAELFWWFEVVKPSFVQPQVLADDAPPLKNVPSVSISKVTKRSFVERPSNPNRQSLPLRQQPLTSNSGEIRRSTSMSFVDSFLGTWPKERRSGSQGVSFDIPFDKDTNPQTTTQPRRGMTRSVSTEGFGLKVAKGMKRNLSFQPISGQNIEEEGCPDNLVEIQHSDLNGTAKTSIEEALEIINNSEKQQGLRAEAENEGFFLHMQTKEELTPKTQAEEGDSVSEAMCISSASTTEVDTGIHVKTEDIQETLDDDSSLRDCTTSMELDADQCFEARASHSQDSIGSYPSSVGTKSPIPDTPMGIKMTSFAEQKFKKLNPNTESKGGISQGTTPDSSDLNLSHSVSWAPSPETSPAHQPQRDPAQAMAAEMVQLRMRLEEKRRAIEAQKKKVEAAFTRHRQKMGHNAFLTVVKKKNDGASQIQEYTTCPDSTKTLNDAVKSPEKSPVKSLGEESTSEADLVEYTRSINKLNNSLSFLQAEMQRLAQQQEIIMQMREQQSWVVCPAQPSPQKQVQELRGSGTRSSGSPSPADSPLVTHRSPVNIKRKSASFHSKTPRTPRPTELKITPFNRVLTVPQSVDSIPRLRRFSPSQSVSSSFAYMGNDTKPSKNNMQAEPLCTEGTASDLTLFTNDTQQPNVETDSAKSINKYSEYSVEENGEMEANGKESKGEIKPTVEASVSEVLSQAVKETFTVTATEKPTDSFTQINKNLIEVPLSILKPLDGQELEEGGEQLTTGENLDDDQKMCCGFFFKDDMKGENSMALKRAALLEKRQRREREHQQRKQQLETEIEQKKEEARLKAEEDRMKKEEEKARREFIKQEYLRRKQLKLMEDMDMLVKSRPATAKQRKPRPKSIHRDVIESPKTPVRATAGSRPRVFSVSSISLASLNLGDNDSISSEKRTPRSNSLASGSLYGFLNSPRVRRRSRPDSADSFLSPSRSGSHNEEKDWENASTTSSVTSTTEYTGPKLYKEPSAKSNKHIIQNALAHCCLAGKVNEGQKNKILEEMEKSQANNFLILFRDSGCQFRAVYTYCPDTEHMNKLAGIGPKSITRKMIEGLFKYNSDRKQFSQIPAKTMSASVDAITIHGHLWQTKKPGTPKKVAPNKS
- the camsap2a gene encoding calmodulin-regulated spectrin-associated protein 2a isoform X6 encodes the protein MGDLSQDTHWTNTFIVPHITSFDLYDFNRAKIRSSLKWLVSKAFSPDSVPDKLNDPFYTDQYEQEHVKPPVVDLLLSAELYCRAGSLILKSDAAKPLLGHDAVIQALAQKGLYVTVHERLVTERDLSMRPIQMSAHLALIDTLMMAYTVETVSMDKVVACMQQYSTDCADGDTPYDTEDGVISWMNKVNEYLKEIIIQEQSRREAQRAEPLEIPKSPTKWYMKLVPARYRKEQTLPKTVPWIPPVDNLLKDSTDGCALAALLHFYCPDLIKLDDVCLKESMSLADSLYNLQLVQDFCCEHLNHCCHFSLEDMVYASSSIKNNYLVFMAELFWWFEVVKPSFVQPQVLADDAPPLKNVPSVSISKVTKRSFVERPSNPNRQSLPLRQQPLTSNSGEIRRSTSMSFVDSFLGTWPKERRSGSQGVSFDIPFDKDTNPQTTTQPRRGMTRSVSTEGFGLKVAKGMKRNLSFQPISGQNIEEEGCPDNLVEIQHSDLNGTAKTSIEEALEIINNSEKQQGLRAEAENEGFFLHMQTKEELTPKTQAEEGDSVSEAMCISSASTTEVDTGIHVKTEDIQETLDDDSSLRDCTTSMELDADQCFEARASHSQDSIGSYPSSVGTKSPIPDTPMGIKMTSFAEQKFKKLNPNTESKGGISQGTTPDSSDLNLSHSVSWAPSPETSPAHQPQRDPAQAMAAEMVQLRMRLEEKRRAIEAQKKKVEAAFTRHRQKMGHNAFLTVVKKKNDGASQIQEYTTCPDSTKTLNDAVKSPEKSPVKSLGEESTSEADLVEYTRSINKLNNSLSFLQAEMQRLAQQQEIIMQMREQQSWVVCPAQPSPQKQVQELRGSGTRSSGSPSPADSPLVTHRSPVNIKRKSASFHSKTPRTPRPTELKITPFNRVLTVPQSVDSIPRLRRFSPSQSVSSSFAYMGNDTKPSKNNMQAEPLCTEGTASDLTLFTNDTQQPNVETDSAKSINKYSEYSVEENGEMEANGKESKGEIKPTVEASVSEVLSQAVKETFTVTATEKPTDSFTQINKNLIEVPLSILKPLDGQELEEGGEQLTTGENLDDDQKMCCGFFFKDDMKGENSMALKRAALLEKRQRREREHQQRKQQLETEIEQKKEEARLKAEEDRMKKEEEKARREFIKQEYLRRKQLKLMEDMDMLVKSRPATAKQRKPRPKSIHRDVIESPKTPVRATAGSRPRVFSVSSISLASLNLGDNDSISSEKRTPRPDSADSFLSPSRSGSHNEEKDWENASTTSSVTSTTEYTGPKLYKEPSAKSNKHIIQNALAHCCLAGKVNEGQKNKILEEMEKSQANNFLILFRDSGCQFRAVYTYCPDTEHMNKLAGIGPKSITRKMIEGLFKYNSDRKQFSQIPAKTMSASVDAITIHGHLWQTKKPGTPKKVAPNKS
- the camsap2a gene encoding calmodulin-regulated spectrin-associated protein 2a isoform X12, producing MGDLSQDTHWTNTFIVPHITSFDLYDFNRAKIRSSLKWLVSKAFSPDSVPDKLNDPFYTDQYEQEHVKPPVVDLLLSAELYCRAGSLILKSDAAKPLLGHDAVIQALAQKGLYVTVHERLVTERDLSMRPIQMSAHLALIDTLMMAYTVETVSMDKVVACMQQYSTDCADGDTPYDTEDGVISWMNKVNEYLKEIIIQEQSRREAQRAEPLEIPKARYRKEQTLPKTVPWIPPVDNLLKDSTDGCALAALLHFYCPDLIKLDDVCLKESMSLADSLYNLQLVQDFCCEHLNHCCHFSLEDMVYASSSIKNNYLVFMAELFWWFEVVKPSFVQPQVLADDAPPLKNVPSVSISKVTKRSFVERPSNPNRQSLPLRQQPLTSNSGEIRRSTSMSFVDSFLGTWPKERRSGSQGVSFDIPFDKDTNPQTTTQPRRGMTRSVSTEGFGLKVAKGMKRNLSFQPISGQNIEEEGCPDNLVEIQHSDLNGTAKTSIEEALEIINNSEKQQGLRAEAENEGFFLHMQTKEELTPKTQAEEGDSVSEAMCISSASTTEVDTGIHVKTEDIQETLDDDSSLRDCTTSMELDADQCFEARASHSQDSIGSYPSSVGTKSPIPDTPMGIKMTSFAEQKFKKLNPNTESKGGISQGTTPDSSDLNLSHSVSWAPSPETSPAHQPQRDPAQAMAAEMVQLRMRLEEKRRAIEAQKKKVEAAFTRHRQKMGHNAFLTVVKKKNDGASQIQEYTTCPDSTKTLNDAVKSPEKSPVKSLGEESTSEADLVEYTRSINKLNNSLSFLQAEMQRLAQQQEIIMQMREQQSWVVCPAQPSPQKQVQELRGSGTRSSGSPSPADSPLVTHRSPVNIKRKSASFHSKTPRTPRPTELKITPFNRVLTVPQSVDSIPRLRRFSPSQSVSSSFAYMGNDTKPSKNNMQAEPLCTEGTASDLTLFTNDTQQPNVETDSAKSINKYSEYSVEENGEMEANGKESKGEIKPTVEASVSEVLSQAVKETFTVTATEKPTDSFTQINKNLIEVPLSILKPLDGQELEEGGEQLTTGENLDDDQKMCCGFFFKDDMKGENSMALKRAALLEKRQRREREHQQRKQQLETEIEQKKEEARLKAEEDRMKKEEEKARREFIKQEYLRRKQLKLMEDMDMLVKSRPATAKQRKPRPKSIHRDVIESPKTPVRATAVSSISLASLNLGDNDSISSEKRTPRPDSADSFLSPSRSGSHNEEKDWENASTTSSVTSTTEYTGPKLYKEPSAKSNKHIIQNALAHCCLAGKVNEGQKNKILEEMEKSQANNFLILFRDSGCQFRAVYTYCPDTEHMNKLAGIGPKSITRKMIEGLFKYNSDRKQFSQIPAKTMSASVDAITIHGHLWQTKKPGTPKKVAPNKS
- the camsap2a gene encoding calmodulin-regulated spectrin-associated protein 2a isoform X2 codes for the protein MGDLSQDTHWTNTFIVPHITSFDLYDFNRAKIRSSLKWLVSKAFSPDSVPDKLNDPFYTDQYEQEHVKPPVVDLLLSAELYCRAGSLILKSDAAKPLLGHDAVIQALAQKGLYVTVHERLVTERDLSMRPIQMSAHLALIDTLMMAYTVETVSMDKVVACMQQYSTDCADGDTPYDTEDGVISWMNKVNEYLKEIIIQEQSRREAQRAEPLEIPKSPTKWYMKLVPARYRKEQTLPKTVPWIPPVDNLLKDSTDGCALAALLHFYCPDLIKLDDVCLKESMSLADSLYNLQLVQDFCCEHLNHCCHFSLEDMVYASSSIKNNYLVFMAELFWWFEVVKPSFVQPQVLADDAPPLKNVPSVSISKVTKRSFVERPSNPNRQSLPLRQQPLTSNSGEIRRSTSMSFVDSFLGTWPKERRSGSQGVSFDIPFDKDTNPQTTTQPRRGMTRSVSTEGFGLKVAKGMKRNLSFQPISGQNIEEEGCPDNLVEIQHSDLNGTAKTSIEEALEIINNSEKQQGLRAEAENEGFFLHMQTKEELTPKTQAEEGDSVSEAMCISSASTTEVDTGIHVKTEDIQETLDDDSSLRDCTTSMELDADQCFEARASHSQDSIGSYPSSVGTKSPIPDTPMGIKMTSFAEQKFKKLNPNTESKGGISQGTTPDSSDLNLSHSVSWAPSPETSPAHQPQRDPAQAMAAEMVQLRMRLEEKRRAIEAQKKKVEAAFTRHRQKMGHNAFLTVVKKKNDGASQIQEYTTCPDSTKTLNDAVKSPEKSPVKSLGEESTSEADLVEYTRSINKLNNSLSFLQAEMQRLAQQQEIIMQMREQQSWVVCPAQPSPQKQVQELRGSGTRSSGSPSPADSPLVTHRSPVNIKRKSASFHSKTPRTPRPTELKITPFNRVLTVPQSVDSIPRLRRFSPSQSVSSSFAYMGNDTKPSKNNMQAEPLCTEGTASDLTLFTNDTQQPNVETDSAKSINKYSEYSVEENGEMEANGKESKGEIKPTVEASVSEVLSQAVKETFTVTATEKPTDSFTQINKNLIEVPLSILKPLDGQELEEGGEQLTTGENLDDDQKMCCGFFFKDDMKGENSMALKRAALLEKRQRREREHQQRKQQLETEIEQKKEEARLKAEEDRMKKEEEKARREFIKQEYLRRKQLKLMEDMDMLVKSRPATAKQRKPRPKSIHRDVIESPKTPVRATAGSRPRVFSVSSISLASLNLGDNDSISSEKRTPRSNSLASGSLYGFLNSPRVRRRRPDSADSFLSPSRSGSHNEEKDWENASTTSSVTSTTEYTGPKLYKEPSAKSNKHIIQNALAHCCLAGKVNEGQKNKILEEMEKSQANNFLILFRDSGCQFRAVYTYCPDTEHMNKLAGIGPKSITRKMIEGLFKYNSDRKQFSQIPAKTMSASVDAITIHGHLWQTKKPGTPKKVAPNKS
- the camsap2a gene encoding calmodulin-regulated spectrin-associated protein 2a isoform X5 — translated: MGDLSQDTHWTNTFIVPHITSFDLYDFNRAKIRSSLKWLVSKAFSPDSVPDKLNDPFYTDQYEQEHVKPPVVDLLLSAELYCRAGSLILKSDAAKPLLGHDAVIQALAQKGLYVTVHERLVTERDLSMRPIQMSAHLALIDTLMMAYTVETVSMDKVVACMQQYSTDCADGDTPYDTEDGVISWMNKVNEYLKEIIIQEQSRREAQRAEPLEIPKSPTKWYMKLVPARYRKEQTLPKTVPWIPPVDNLLKDSTDGCALAALLHFYCPDLIKLDDVCLKESMSLADSLYNLQLVQDFCCEHLNHCCHFSLEDMVYASSSIKNNYLVFMAELFWWFEVVKPSFVQPQVLADDAPPLKNVPSVSISKVTKRSFVERPSNPNRQSLPLRQQPLTSNSGEIRRSTSMSFVDSFLGTWPKERRSGSQGVSFDIPFDKDTNPQTTTQPRRGMTRSVSTEGFGLKVAKGMKRNLSFQPISGQNIEEEGCPDNLVEIQHSDLNGTAKTSIEEALEIINNSEKQQGLRAEAENEGFFLHMQTKEELTPKTQAEEGDSVSEAMCISSASTTEVDTGIHVKTEDIQETLDDDSSLRDCTTSMELDADQCFEARASHSQDSIGSYPSSVGTKSPIPDTPMGIKMTSFAEQKFKKLNPNTESKGGISQGTTPDSSDLNLSHSVSWAPSPETSPAHQPQRDPAQAMAAEMVQLRMRLEEKRRAIEAQKKKVEAAFTRHRQKMGHNAFLTVVKKKNDGASQIQEYTTCPDSTKTLNDAVKSPEKSPVKSLGEESTSEADLVEYTRSINKLNNSLSFLQAEMQRLAQQQEIIMQMREQQSWVVCPAQPSPQKQVQELRGSGTRSSGSPSPADSPLVTHRSPVNIKRKSASFHSKTPRTPRPTELKITPFNRVLTVPQSVDSIPRLRRFSPSQSVSSSFAYMGNDTKPSKNNMQAEPLCTEGTASDLTLFTNDTQQPNVETDSAKSINKYSEYSVEENGEMEANGKESKGEIKPTVEASVSEVLSQAVKETFTVTATEKPTDSFTQINKNLIEVPLSILKPLDGQELEEGGEQLTTGENLDDDQKMCCGFFFKDDMKGENSMALKRAALLEKRQRREREHQQRKQQLETEIEQKKEEARLKAEEDRMKKEEEKARREFIKQEYLRRKQLKLMEDMDMLVKSRPATAKQRKPRPKSIHRDVIESPKTPVRATAGSRPRVFSVSSISLASLNLGDNDSISSEKRTPSRPDSADSFLSPSRSGSHNEEKDWENASTTSSVTSTTEYTGPKLYKEPSAKSNKHIIQNALAHCCLAGKVNEGQKNKILEEMEKSQANNFLILFRDSGCQFRAVYTYCPDTEHMNKLAGIGPKSITRKMIEGLFKYNSDRKQFSQIPAKTMSASVDAITIHGHLWQTKKPGTPKKVAPNKS
- the camsap2a gene encoding calmodulin-regulated spectrin-associated protein 2a isoform X9; translation: MRPIQMSAHLALIDTLMMAYTVETVSMDKVVACMQQYSTDCADGDTPYDTEDGVISWMNKVNEYLKEIIIQEQSRREAQRAEPLEIPKSPTKWYMKLVPARYRKEQTLPKTVPWIPPVDNLLKDSTDGCALAALLHFYCPDLIKLDDVCLKESMSLADSLYNLQLVQDFCCEHLNHCCHFSLEDMVYASSSIKNNYLVFMAELFWWFEVVKPSFVQPQVLADDAPPLKNVPSVSISKVTKRSFVERPSNPNRQSLPLRQQPLTSNSGEIRRSTSMSFVDSFLGTWPKERRSGSQGVSFDIPFDKDTNPQTTTQPRRGMTRSVSTEGFGLKVAKGMKRNLSFQPISGQNIEEEGCPDNLVEIQHSDLNGTAKTSIEEALEIINNSEKQQGLRAEAENEGFFLHMQTKEELTPKTQAEEGDSVSEAMCISSASTTEVDTGIHVKTEDIQETLDDDSSLRDCTTSMELDADQCFEARASHSQDSIGSYPSSVGTKSPIPDTPMGIKMTSFAEQKFKKLNPNTESKGGISQGTTPDSSDLNLSHSVSWAPSPETSPAHQPQRDPAQAMAAEMVQLRMRLEEKRRAIEAQKKKVEAAFTRHRQKMGHNAFLTVVKKKNDGASQIQEYTTCPDSTKTLNDAVKSPEKSPVKSLGEESTSEADLVEYTRSINKLNNSLSFLQAEMQRLAQQQEIIMQMREQQSWVVCPAQPSPQKQVQELRGSGTRSSGSPSPADSPLVTHRSPVNIKRKSASFHSKTPRTPRPTELKITPFNRVLTVPQSVDSIPRLRRFSPSQSVSSSFAYMGNDTKPSKNNMQAEPLCTEGTASDLTLFTNDTQQPNVETDSAKSINKYSEYSVEENGEMEANGKESKGEIKPTVEASVSEVLSQAVKETFTVTATEKPTDSFTQINKNLIEVPLSILKPLDGQELEEGGEQLTTGENLDDDQKMCCGFFFKDDMKGENSMALKRAALLEKRQRREREHQQRKQQLETEIEQKKEEARLKAEEDRMKKEEEKARREFIKQEYLRRKQLKLMEDMDMLVKSRPATAKQRKPRPKSIHRDVIESPKTPVRATAGSRPRVFSVSSISLASLNLGDNDSISSEKRTPRSNSLASGSLYGFLNSPRVRRRSRPDSADSFLSPSRSGSHNEEKDWENASTTSSVTSTTEYTGPKLYKEPSAKSNKHIIQNALAHCCLAGKVNEGQKNKILEEMEKSQANNFLILFRDSGCQFRAVYTYCPDTEHMNKLAGIGPKSITRKMIEGLFKYNSDRKQFSQIPAKTMSASVDAITIHGHLWQTKKPGTPKKVAPNKS